A part of Amycolatopsis lurida genomic DNA contains:
- a CDS encoding non-ribosomal peptide synthetase, whose product MTTKRPCALPDPLAELVADLLDMSVEEIGEHENLIELGLDSITMMRLAGAWRKAGVDVTFADLVATPTLAAWRAVLAVEFGETAQPDVKIDEAAPFALALMQHAYWVGRAPGQRLGGVDAHFYHEFDGADVDPEQLETAVRALFVRHGMLRAVVLDDGTQRVLAETPWPGLRVHPWVDQSTLDERRASLSHRKMDIGSGEVFDIQLSLLPEGGTRMHVNLDMIVADALSLRVILADLARSYAGETLAPLTYSYPRYLAERRNSGKEAAREHWTARLPTMPGAPQLPATHVGGEPAVARHHRWLRPESVRAVERSARRHGLTTAMALAAVFAETLTAWSAEPQFMLNLPLFDRQPLHDEVDSLVGDFTSSLLLEWDGAAPGSFADRASLLQQRFHADVAHTGYSGVEVLRDLTRLHGEQMLAPVVYTSALGLGELFAPEVTGTFGQAAWIISQGPQVWLDAQVTELDGGLLVNWDLREDVFVPGVPEAMFAAYSALLDRLIEDEDAWSEPPDLVPAAQLLARAEVNDTKVVRRARRLHDSFFYHATVCPDALAVICNGQSVTYGELAEHALRIAGHLTAEGAGPGHLVAVSLPKGPDQVAAVLGVLAAGAAYLPLGVDQPAARRERILATAGVTLLLDDLAPASGTQPLAEPMSGDESALAYVIYTSGSTGEPKGVEITHAAAANTVDDLNHRFGIGAEDRTLALSELEFDLSVYDLFGPLSAGGAVVCVRDSGRRDAFVWVDSLVRHRATVLNCVPALLDMVLTVAQEPLPLRVVLLGGDRVTTDLPGRLAEYAPECRFAGLGGTTETAIHSTVCEVATVDPEWTCVPYGKPLDNVKCRVVDPLGRDRPDGVAGELWIGGAGVARGYRGDPVRTREKFLEFAGTRWYRTGDRARYLPDGGLEFLGRDDHQVKIRGHRVELGEVEAALNAHPGVTGAAVVVTVSSRLAAAVTGTAGSAALKDFLMEWLPASMRPDVISVFPSLPLTANGKIDRGLLSQRLDDHRGEEVAVTAPDGEVERLVAAAWADVLPNAEIGREHDFFALGGDSLLATRLIGKLRAAGLSGISLSDLFARPVLAEFAAGLTLSSVQDVPFALAADPANRHEPFPPTEVQRAYWLGRDEGFTLGGVGCHFYREYDVDDLDLSRLETAVNRLVRRHEMLRAVFDESGDQRVLPEVPWFRVELIDGGFDELRATTSHTLFDPAVWPLFTVRAARSGRRTRLAVGMDNLVLDALSILNFYVELASLYENPDIELPPIGVSFRDYVLGVERAGADRAEAYWSGLLPDLPPAPRLPLAKDPDAVVVPWFDRRSATVEPARWRVIVDRSREHGLTPSAVLMTAFAEVLGRWSACSDLTINVTLFDRKEVHPDIDRVLGDFTSLLLVACRPTPDGTWLDRVRQVQEELWGALDHRDVSAVWVLRELARTTGDPNTTMPVVFTSALGVSADPPPGSTLFADNVWGVSQTPQVWLDHQVIEVDGGVQLNWDAVEELFPPGLLDDMFEAYLTLVDRLATAPWQEPVPDLLPARQREVRAAVNATGCPVPEGALHTDFFRLAAEEPDRMAVVGALTYGELADRALRLAAALGQRGAVPGGTVAITLPKGPDQLIAVLGVLAAGCTYVPIGVDQPSARRARMLDLAGVDLVVTADLLAQPADPLPACRPAAELAYVIFTSGSTGEPKGVEITHRAALNTIADVNGRFAVGREDRLLAVSALDFDLSVYDIFGPLSVGGAVVTIGEDDRRDAHRWNELVTAHGVTIWNTVPALLDMLLVAAVEELPLRIVLVSGDWVGLDLPGRLSARAPECRFIALGGATEAAIWSNFNEVVLVDPAWTSIPYGTPLRNQRFRVVDNIGRDCPDWVTGELWIGGEGVAQGYRGASEQTAAHFVEYSTRDRWYRTGDLGRYWTDGTLEFLGRVDQQVKIRGHRIELGEIEAAFEATPGVVRAAASVTTDRRLVAAVVTRTSVELVQSHVATLLPAHMHPEKVTAVDSLPLTANGKVDRAAIATIAREADQAGSLAPVGALETTIAEIWTNLLELDHIGREQNFFTLGGDSLRATRLIAAMRTRLGFTLSLSTLYAAPTVEAVARAVSAQIALGEEMDEGIV is encoded by the coding sequence GTGACCACGAAACGCCCCTGTGCCCTCCCCGACCCCTTAGCGGAGCTGGTCGCCGATCTCCTCGACATGTCTGTCGAGGAGATCGGCGAGCACGAGAACCTCATCGAGCTCGGCCTGGACTCGATCACAATGATGCGGCTGGCCGGCGCATGGCGCAAAGCCGGTGTGGATGTCACCTTCGCCGACCTCGTCGCCACGCCAACCCTCGCCGCATGGCGTGCCGTTCTGGCTGTCGAGTTCGGAGAGACCGCCCAGCCCGATGTGAAGATCGACGAAGCCGCGCCATTCGCGTTGGCGCTCATGCAGCACGCCTACTGGGTCGGCCGCGCGCCGGGGCAGCGGCTGGGTGGCGTCGACGCGCATTTCTATCATGAGTTCGACGGCGCGGACGTCGATCCGGAGCAGCTGGAGACCGCCGTCCGGGCGCTGTTCGTCCGGCACGGGATGCTGCGCGCGGTAGTACTGGACGACGGAACCCAAAGAGTGCTCGCCGAGACCCCGTGGCCGGGCTTGCGTGTCCACCCCTGGGTCGATCAGTCCACACTGGACGAACGGCGCGCCTCGCTTTCCCACCGCAAAATGGATATCGGGTCGGGCGAAGTGTTCGACATCCAGCTTTCCCTGCTGCCGGAAGGCGGCACGCGAATGCACGTTAACCTGGATATGATCGTGGCCGACGCCTTAAGTCTGCGTGTGATCCTCGCCGACCTCGCCCGAAGCTACGCTGGGGAGACCCTTGCCCCACTGACGTACAGCTATCCTCGCTACCTGGCGGAACGGAGGAACAGCGGTAAGGAAGCGGCGCGGGAGCACTGGACGGCCCGGCTGCCGACGATGCCCGGAGCGCCCCAGCTCCCGGCCACCCACGTCGGCGGTGAGCCCGCCGTGGCGCGCCATCACCGTTGGCTCAGGCCGGAATCGGTACGGGCGGTCGAGCGCTCGGCCCGCCGCCACGGGCTGACTACGGCGATGGCACTGGCGGCCGTGTTCGCCGAGACCCTGACCGCGTGGAGCGCCGAGCCGCAGTTCATGCTCAACCTGCCCCTGTTCGATCGCCAACCGCTGCACGATGAGGTGGATTCGCTGGTCGGCGACTTCACCTCGTCGTTACTGCTGGAATGGGACGGTGCTGCGCCCGGTTCGTTCGCCGACCGGGCGTCGCTACTGCAACAGCGATTCCATGCCGACGTGGCGCATACCGGCTACTCCGGTGTCGAGGTGCTGCGTGACCTCACGCGCTTGCACGGCGAACAGATGCTCGCGCCCGTCGTCTACACGAGTGCGCTCGGTTTGGGTGAACTATTCGCGCCCGAGGTCACCGGCACTTTCGGCCAGGCCGCGTGGATCATCTCCCAAGGTCCACAGGTGTGGCTCGACGCGCAGGTGACCGAACTCGACGGCGGCCTGCTGGTGAACTGGGACTTGCGTGAAGACGTCTTCGTCCCGGGTGTGCCGGAGGCGATGTTCGCCGCTTACAGCGCGCTCCTCGATCGGCTCATCGAGGACGAGGACGCCTGGTCGGAGCCCCCCGATCTGGTCCCGGCCGCTCAGTTGCTCGCGCGTGCCGAGGTCAACGACACGAAGGTGGTACGGCGGGCACGGCGTCTGCACGACTCGTTCTTCTACCACGCTACCGTGTGCCCCGACGCGCTCGCGGTCATCTGCAACGGCCAGTCCGTTACCTACGGCGAACTGGCCGAACACGCTCTACGGATCGCAGGCCACTTGACCGCCGAGGGGGCGGGGCCCGGTCACCTGGTGGCCGTGTCGCTGCCCAAGGGGCCGGATCAGGTGGCTGCGGTGCTCGGTGTCCTCGCCGCAGGCGCGGCGTACCTGCCGCTGGGTGTGGACCAGCCGGCAGCGCGACGAGAGCGGATCTTGGCGACCGCTGGGGTGACACTGTTGCTGGACGACCTCGCCCCGGCGAGTGGGACGCAGCCGCTTGCGGAACCCATGAGCGGTGACGAATCCGCCCTCGCGTATGTCATTTACACCTCAGGTTCGACCGGTGAGCCCAAGGGCGTCGAGATCACCCATGCCGCGGCGGCCAACACTGTCGACGACCTCAATCACCGCTTCGGCATCGGGGCGGAGGACCGGACGCTTGCGTTGTCCGAGCTGGAGTTCGACCTGTCGGTCTACGACCTGTTCGGTCCGCTGTCGGCGGGCGGCGCGGTGGTGTGCGTCCGCGATTCCGGTCGTCGTGACGCTTTCGTGTGGGTCGATTCGCTGGTGCGGCACCGGGCCACCGTGCTCAACTGTGTCCCCGCGCTGCTCGACATGGTGCTTACCGTCGCGCAGGAGCCGTTGCCGTTGCGCGTGGTGCTGCTCGGCGGCGATCGCGTCACCACCGACCTGCCCGGCAGACTCGCCGAGTACGCGCCGGAGTGCCGCTTCGCCGGACTGGGTGGCACCACTGAGACCGCCATCCATTCGACAGTGTGTGAAGTCGCCACAGTCGATCCAGAATGGACTTGTGTGCCCTATGGCAAGCCATTGGACAATGTCAAGTGCCGCGTGGTCGATCCGCTCGGCCGTGACCGTCCGGACGGGGTCGCGGGGGAGTTATGGATCGGCGGCGCGGGCGTCGCGCGCGGCTATCGGGGTGATCCCGTCCGCACACGGGAGAAATTCTTGGAGTTCGCGGGGACTCGCTGGTATCGAACGGGTGATCGTGCGCGGTATCTGCCTGATGGTGGGCTGGAGTTCCTTGGCCGCGACGATCACCAGGTCAAGATTCGTGGTCACCGTGTCGAACTCGGCGAGGTCGAGGCGGCGCTGAATGCGCATCCTGGCGTGACTGGTGCCGCAGTGGTCGTAACGGTGAGCAGCAGGCTGGCCGCCGCCGTAACCGGGACAGCGGGCTCTGCGGCGCTGAAGGACTTCCTTATGGAGTGGTTGCCGGCGTCGATGCGGCCCGACGTCATCTCGGTGTTTCCGTCGCTGCCGCTGACCGCGAATGGTAAAATCGACCGCGGGCTGCTGTCGCAAAGACTGGACGACCATCGCGGCGAAGAGGTGGCGGTCACCGCGCCCGACGGCGAGGTCGAACGACTGGTCGCGGCTGCGTGGGCGGACGTGTTGCCGAACGCAGAAATCGGCCGTGAGCACGACTTCTTCGCCCTCGGCGGAGACTCTCTGCTGGCGACCAGGCTGATCGGAAAGCTGCGCGCGGCAGGCCTCTCCGGTATATCCCTGAGCGATCTCTTTGCCCGTCCGGTACTGGCCGAATTTGCCGCCGGACTCACGCTGTCCTCGGTGCAAGACGTCCCCTTCGCACTCGCCGCCGATCCAGCGAATCGGCATGAGCCGTTCCCTCCGACGGAAGTCCAGCGCGCGTACTGGCTAGGGCGCGACGAGGGCTTCACCCTCGGGGGTGTCGGTTGCCACTTCTATCGTGAATACGACGTGGACGACCTCGATCTGTCCCGGCTGGAGACCGCCGTCAACCGGCTCGTCCGTCGGCACGAGATGTTGCGCGCTGTCTTCGACGAAAGCGGCGATCAGCGGGTGCTGCCGGAGGTGCCGTGGTTCCGGGTGGAGCTGATCGACGGCGGGTTCGACGAACTCCGCGCGACCACCTCGCACACCCTGTTCGATCCAGCCGTCTGGCCACTGTTCACTGTGCGAGCGGCTCGGTCCGGTCGCCGCACCAGGCTCGCCGTCGGCATGGACAATTTGGTGCTCGACGCGTTGAGTATCCTGAACTTTTATGTCGAACTCGCGTCGCTGTATGAGAATCCGGACATCGAACTCCCCCCGATCGGGGTGTCGTTCCGCGACTATGTGCTAGGCGTCGAGCGAGCAGGCGCGGACCGGGCCGAAGCTTACTGGAGTGGGTTGTTGCCGGACTTGCCACCCGCGCCGCGGCTGCCGCTGGCGAAGGACCCTGACGCTGTGGTTGTCCCGTGGTTCGATCGGCGGTCCGCGACGGTCGAACCGGCGCGGTGGCGCGTGATCGTGGATCGGTCCAGGGAACACGGGCTGACGCCGTCCGCGGTTCTGATGACGGCGTTCGCGGAGGTGCTGGGTAGGTGGAGCGCCTGTTCGGATTTGACAATCAACGTCACGCTCTTCGACCGCAAGGAGGTTCACCCTGACATCGATCGCGTGCTGGGCGACTTCACCTCGCTGCTCCTGGTGGCGTGCCGTCCGACCCCTGACGGGACGTGGCTCGACCGGGTACGCCAGGTTCAGGAGGAGTTGTGGGGTGCGCTCGACCACCGTGACGTCTCGGCCGTGTGGGTATTGCGGGAGCTGGCCCGGACCACCGGGGACCCGAACACGACCATGCCGGTTGTGTTCACCAGCGCCCTGGGCGTCTCGGCGGATCCACCTCCGGGCAGTACTCTGTTTGCCGACAACGTATGGGGCGTCTCCCAGACGCCGCAGGTATGGCTCGACCACCAGGTCATCGAGGTCGATGGTGGTGTCCAGCTGAACTGGGACGCGGTCGAGGAACTGTTCCCTCCAGGCCTGCTGGACGACATGTTCGAGGCATACTTGACGCTGGTGGACCGACTGGCCACCGCTCCATGGCAGGAGCCGGTTCCCGACCTGCTACCCGCCCGGCAGCGCGAAGTGCGCGCCGCGGTGAATGCAACCGGCTGCCCGGTGCCTGAAGGTGCATTGCACACCGACTTTTTTCGGCTGGCGGCTGAGGAGCCGGACCGGATGGCGGTTGTCGGCGCGCTGACCTACGGCGAGCTCGCCGACCGGGCGCTGCGGCTGGCCGCCGCACTCGGGCAACGGGGTGCGGTGCCTGGCGGCACTGTCGCCATCACGTTGCCCAAGGGGCCCGATCAGCTGATCGCGGTGCTCGGTGTGCTCGCCGCGGGGTGCACCTACGTGCCGATCGGGGTCGATCAGCCGTCGGCGCGCCGGGCCCGCATGCTGGACCTCGCGGGGGTGGATCTCGTCGTAACCGCCGATCTGCTTGCGCAGCCTGCCGACCCGCTGCCCGCCTGCCGGCCCGCCGCCGAATTGGCGTACGTGATCTTCACGTCCGGTTCGACCGGCGAGCCCAAAGGAGTGGAGATCACACATCGGGCCGCGCTGAATACCATCGCCGACGTCAACGGGCGTTTCGCTGTCGGCCGCGAAGACCGGCTGCTGGCCGTGTCCGCGCTTGATTTCGACCTGTCCGTGTACGACATCTTCGGTCCGTTGTCGGTCGGCGGAGCAGTCGTCACGATCGGTGAGGACGATCGCCGCGACGCGCACCGCTGGAACGAGCTGGTCACCGCGCACGGCGTCACGATCTGGAACACAGTTCCCGCACTGCTCGACATGCTACTCGTCGCCGCTGTGGAAGAATTGCCGCTACGGATCGTGTTGGTTTCCGGCGACTGGGTCGGCCTGGATCTGCCCGGTCGGCTGTCCGCACGCGCTCCGGAGTGCCGGTTCATCGCGCTCGGCGGGGCGACCGAGGCGGCGATCTGGTCGAACTTCAACGAGGTTGTACTAGTGGACCCGGCATGGACCTCCATCCCTTATGGCACTCCGCTGCGTAACCAGCGATTCCGTGTTGTGGACAACATTGGCCGGGACTGCCCGGACTGGGTCACCGGCGAGCTCTGGATCGGTGGTGAGGGCGTGGCACAGGGCTATCGTGGTGCGTCTGAGCAGACCGCAGCCCACTTCGTCGAATACTCGACGCGCGATCGTTGGTATCGGACGGGGGACCTCGGCCGCTATTGGACGGATGGCACACTAGAATTCCTGGGGCGAGTCGACCAGC
- a CDS encoding cytochrome P450 family protein: protein MTTTGSLVLGEEFVQDAHRVGAKLRESAPIRHVVLPSGLPVWLVTGYEEARAVATDPRFSSQRVYDRMHRMALGEDDESPFSEDFAMNLLNLDPPDHTRLRKLVAKTFTGRAIAPLRPRIEQIADELLDAMTGRDSVELLEAYAYPLPIRVITELLGVPFDDREQFTAWSKTMVDCGASEAAGAATMQMADYLHGLIAAKREIPEDDLLSQLVHASEDGDRLSPSELIAVSVVLLIGGFETTVNLISGGVLSLSRHTDQLALLRADRSLMPTAIEEFLRHETPNILSSPRYTTEEVEMAGVVIPAGDFVMVSWLAANRDPSRFTDPDRLDITRPMGGHLAFGHGLHFCLGARLARLEGEIAFGRLLDRFTGIEVLSAVDDLRWRDSTAMHGLESLVLRLR from the coding sequence ATGACCACAACCGGATCGCTCGTCCTCGGCGAGGAATTCGTCCAGGACGCGCACCGCGTCGGAGCGAAGCTGCGTGAGAGCGCACCGATCCGCCATGTCGTACTGCCCAGCGGCCTGCCGGTCTGGCTCGTCACCGGCTACGAGGAGGCCAGGGCCGTCGCGACCGATCCCCGGTTCAGCAGCCAGCGCGTCTATGACCGGATGCACCGGATGGCCCTTGGCGAAGACGACGAGAGTCCTTTTTCCGAGGACTTCGCGATGAATCTGCTCAACCTGGATCCGCCGGATCACACCCGGCTGCGCAAGCTGGTCGCGAAGACGTTCACCGGCCGGGCCATCGCGCCCCTGCGGCCGCGGATCGAGCAGATCGCGGACGAGCTGCTAGACGCGATGACCGGCCGGGACTCGGTGGAACTGCTGGAGGCCTACGCCTACCCGCTGCCGATCCGGGTCATCACCGAGCTGCTCGGCGTGCCGTTCGACGACCGCGAACAGTTCACCGCGTGGTCGAAGACCATGGTCGACTGCGGGGCGAGCGAAGCCGCGGGCGCGGCGACCATGCAGATGGCGGACTACCTGCACGGGTTGATCGCGGCCAAACGCGAGATCCCCGAAGACGATCTGCTGTCCCAGCTCGTGCACGCCAGTGAAGACGGCGATCGCCTCTCGCCGTCGGAGCTGATCGCGGTTTCCGTCGTGCTGCTCATCGGCGGATTCGAGACCACGGTGAACCTGATCAGCGGCGGCGTCCTCAGCCTGTCCCGGCACACTGACCAGCTCGCCCTGCTGCGGGCAGACCGGAGCCTGATGCCGACCGCGATCGAGGAGTTTCTGCGGCACGAGACGCCGAACATCCTGTCCTCGCCGCGCTACACCACCGAAGAGGTCGAGATGGCAGGTGTGGTGATCCCGGCCGGGGACTTCGTCATGGTGTCGTGGCTGGCGGCGAACCGCGACCCCTCCCGCTTCACCGACCCCGACAGGCTCGACATCACCCGGCCGATGGGCGGTCACCTCGCCTTCGGCCACGGCCTGCACTTCTGCCTCGGAGCGCGGCTGGCCCGGCTGGAGGGGGAGATCGCCTTCGGCCGCTTGCTGGACCGGTTCACCGGTATCGAGGTCCTCTCCGCTGTGGACGATCTGCGCTGGCGCGACAGCACGGCCATGCACGGTCTCGAATCGTTGGTGCTGAGGCTGCGATGA
- a CDS encoding (2,3-dihydroxybenzoyl)adenylate synthase, with protein MTAGFVPWPDEFARYYRERGYWRDRTLGALLDDGARRWPSRTAVVDGARRWSYAELNSRATRLACGLRARGIGHGDRVLVHLPNVAEFLSLTFALFRIGAVPVLALLPHRRTEIVHLARLATPVAYVVASELRNLAYAVPEIEHVFVVGDPGEFTAIEDVAAEGEPGEGPGPDDIAVLLLSGGTTGLPKLVPRTHNDYDYNIRASAKLCGFNGDTRYLAVLPMAHNFPLACPGVLGTLSTGGTVVLGAGADPGAVFPLIKAERVTATALVPPLVLVWLDAAEEPEESTVDLSSLGLLQVGGSRLKAEAARRVTPLLGCALQQVYGMAEGLLNFTRFGDPDAIVNDTQGRPLCADDEVRVVTDGEEPVPPGDVGELLVRGPYTIRGYYRAAEHNAGAFTSDGYYRTGDLVRRLPSGELVVEGRVNDVINRGGDKIPVEEVENLLMAHPAVHDVAVVGIPDDVLGERSCAYVVARGTPPTRKDLIAHLTELGVAAFKQPDRVRFVRSFPRNGLGKVDRKALSTLEIRS; from the coding sequence ATGACCGCCGGTTTCGTCCCCTGGCCGGACGAGTTCGCCCGGTACTACCGCGAGCGCGGGTACTGGCGGGACCGTACCCTCGGCGCGTTGCTCGACGACGGCGCACGGAGGTGGCCGTCGCGGACCGCGGTGGTCGACGGAGCCCGGCGCTGGTCCTACGCCGAATTGAACTCGAGAGCGACTCGCCTGGCTTGCGGACTCCGGGCACGGGGAATCGGGCACGGCGACCGCGTCCTGGTACATCTGCCCAACGTCGCCGAGTTCCTGTCGCTGACCTTCGCGCTGTTCCGGATCGGTGCGGTGCCGGTGCTCGCACTGCTACCGCACCGCCGGACGGAAATCGTCCACCTGGCCCGGCTCGCGACCCCGGTGGCGTATGTCGTCGCCTCCGAATTACGGAACCTAGCCTACGCCGTCCCGGAGATTGAGCACGTGTTCGTCGTCGGCGATCCCGGCGAGTTCACAGCGATCGAGGACGTGGCGGCCGAGGGTGAGCCGGGAGAGGGGCCTGGTCCGGATGACATCGCCGTGCTGTTGCTGTCCGGCGGTACGACCGGGCTGCCCAAGCTGGTCCCGCGCACTCACAATGACTACGACTACAACATTCGGGCGAGCGCAAAGCTTTGCGGATTCAACGGCGACACACGTTACCTGGCGGTATTGCCGATGGCGCACAACTTCCCGCTCGCCTGCCCTGGCGTGCTGGGTACCTTGTCGACGGGCGGCACGGTCGTGCTGGGCGCCGGCGCGGACCCCGGGGCGGTGTTCCCGCTGATCAAGGCCGAGCGCGTCACTGCAACGGCGCTCGTGCCACCGCTGGTGCTGGTGTGGCTGGATGCCGCTGAGGAGCCCGAGGAGTCCACCGTGGATCTTTCAAGCCTGGGACTCCTTCAGGTAGGGGGTTCCAGGCTCAAAGCCGAAGCCGCTCGACGGGTTACCCCGCTGCTGGGCTGCGCGCTTCAGCAGGTTTACGGCATGGCCGAAGGCCTGCTGAACTTCACGCGCTTCGGTGATCCGGATGCCATCGTCAACGACACGCAGGGCAGACCGCTCTGCGCGGACGACGAGGTGCGGGTCGTAACCGATGGCGAGGAGCCGGTGCCACCGGGAGACGTCGGCGAACTGCTCGTCCGGGGGCCGTACACCATCCGTGGTTACTACCGGGCCGCCGAGCACAACGCTGGCGCGTTCACCTCCGACGGTTACTACCGCACCGGAGATCTCGTACGCCGTCTGCCGAGCGGAGAACTCGTCGTCGAGGGCCGGGTCAATGACGTGATTAACCGCGGCGGGGACAAGATCCCCGTCGAAGAGGTGGAGAACCTGTTGATGGCTCATCCCGCCGTGCACGACGTCGCGGTTGTCGGAATCCCCGACGACGTGCTGGGGGAGCGGAGTTGCGCCTACGTGGTAGCGCGCGGCACGCCTCCTACTCGCAAAGATCTCATCGCTCACCTTACCGAACTCGGCGTCGCGGCTTTCAAACAGCCGGACCGAGTCCGGTTCGTGAGGTCGTTCCCCCGTAACGGCCTCGGCAAGGTCGACCGCAAGGCCCTGTCCACTCTGGAGATTCGATCGTGA